The Pseudomonas sp. IAC-BECa141 genome contains the following window.
CGAGGTGTTCGTCGATAGTGTTGCGGGTGAACGGCCGGGTCGGGTTGGTCGAACTCGGCAGCACGTTGGCGAAACCGCAGGCCTTGATGATGTCCGGCGCATGGCCGCCGCCGGCACCTTCGGTGTGATAGGTGTGGATCGTGCGGCCCTTGAACGCGCCGAGGGTGGTTTCGACGAAACCGGATTCGTTGAGGGTGTCGGTGTGGATCGCCACCTGCACGTCGTACTGGTCGGCGACGCTCAGGCAGTTGTCGATGCTCGCCGGGGTGGTGCCCCAGTCCTCGTGGAGCTTGAGGCCGATGGCGCCGGCCTTGACCTGTTCGATCAACGGCTCCGGCAGGCTGGCGTTGCCCTTGCCGGTGAGGCCGATGTTCATCGGGAACGCATCCGCTGCCTGGAGCATCCGCGCCAGGTGCCACGGTCCGGAAGTGCAGGTGGTGGCGTTGGTGCCGGTGGCCGGGCCGGTGCCGCCGCCGATCATGGTGGTGACGCCGCTCATCAGCGCTTCTTCGATCTGCTGCGGGCAGATGAAGTGGATGTGGGTGTCGATGCCACCGGCGGTGAGGATCATGCCTTCGCCGGCGATCACTTCGCTGCTGGCGCCGATGGCGATGGTCACGCCGGGCTGCACGTCCGGGTTGCCGGCCTTGCCGATCGCGGCGATGCGCCCGTCCTTGAGGCCGACGTCGGCCTTGACGATGCCCCAGTGGTCGATGATCAACGCGTTGGTGATGACGGTGTCGACCACTTCGGCCGCCAGCAACTGGCTCTGGCCCTGGCCATCGCGGATCACTTTGCCGCCGCCGAATTTCACTTCTTCGCCGTAGGTGGTGAAGTCCTGCTCGACCTCGATCCACAGCTCGGTGTCGGCCAGGCGCACCTTGTCGCCGACGGTTGGGCCGAACATGTCGGCGTAGGCTTGTCTCGAGATTTTCATGCGCATGCCTTGAGATTCAATTGTTTTTGAGACTGTTCGCTTCGCTCACAGATTCGCGAGCAAGCTCGCTCCCACAGAGGGAATGCGATCACCTGTGGGAGCGAGCTTGCTCGCGAAGGGGCCTGCGCAAACGGTATAAATTCAGAGGTCACCCATGACCCGCCCGGCAAACCCGAACACTCGGCGATGCCCGGCGTATTCCACCAGTTCCACCTCGCGGCTTTGTCCCGGCTCGAAGCGCACGGCGGTGCCCGCCGGGATGTTCAGGCGCATGCCACGGCTGGCGGCGCGGTCGAAGGTCAGGGCGTCGTTGGTTTCGAAAAAATGGTAGTGCGAGCCGACCTGGATCGGCCGGTCGCCGCTGTTCGCCACTTTCAGGCTGACCGTGCGACGACCGACGTTGAGTTCGATGTCGCCGGGCTGGATCCGGTATTCGCCGGGAATCATCAGTTCGCTCCTTGCAGGACTTTGTAATAGAGGGCCGTCGGGCGATAGGTGCCGTTCGGGTCGCAGGCGTAATCGGGGATTTCCCCGGCGCGGGTGTAACCCAGGGCCTTGTAAAAATCTTCGGCGGGGGAGCCGGCCTCGGTGTCGAGGTAAAGCATGCCGCGCTTGTACTGGCGGGCCGTCAGTTCCAGCGCTTGCATCAACTGCTGGCCGAGGCCGCGCCGCCGGGCGTGTTCGCGCACCAACAGCTTCTGCACCTCGGCACGGTTCAGGCCGTTGGCCTTCTGGCACAGGCTCAACTGGACGCTGGCCTGCACTTGTTCATCCTTGACCACCACCCACAGCAAGACGTTGCCTTTGTTCAGGTTGTCCTGCACGTCGTCGAAATAGGCGCGGGCCTGAGCGGCATCGAGGTCGTCCATGAAGCCGACGCTGGCGCCATAACCAACGGCGTCGAGCAGCAGGTCGATCAGGCCCTGACGATAGTGCGCAAAACTTTCCGCATTGACGCGTCGCAGTTGGGCGGGGTTCATCGGTATCACTCCTTGTTGGCGGGCGGTGGCTCCGCGCCAGGATTGAGGGTCAGTTGCATGAAGGTCAGGTCGAGCCAACGGCCGAACTTGGTGCCGACTTGCGGCATCTGCCCGGTGGTGATGAAACCGGCGCGTTCGTGCAGGCGGATCGACGCGGCGTTGCCGCTCTCGATGGCGGCGACCATGATGTGTTTGCCGCAGGTTTTCGCGCGTGCGATCAGCGCGGTCATCAGTTGCGGGCCGAGGCCGTTGCCACGCTGGTCGCTGCGCACGTAGACCGAGTGCTCGACCGTGTGGCGGAAACCGTCGAATGGCCGCCAGTCACCGAACGAAGCGTAGCCGAGGGTGGCGTTGTCGGCGTCGACGATCACCAGGATCGGATAACCCTGGGCCTGACGCGCGCTGAACCATGCCTGACGGTTGCCGAGGTCGACGGCGGATTCATTCCAGATCGCCGTGGTGTTGAGCACGGCGTCGTTGTAGATGTCGCGGATCGCCGGCAGGTCGGCGTGCAGTGCATCGCGGATGGTGTAAGTCATGGCGCGGCCTCAGACGATCGGTTGGTGGACAGTGACCAGTTTGGTGCCGTCGGGAAACGTCGCTTCGACCTGAATCTCCGGGATCATTTCCGGGATGCCTTCCATCACTTGATCGCGGGTCAGCAGGGTCGTGCCGTAATGCATCAGTTCGGCCACGGTCTGGCCGTCACGGGCGCCTTCAAGCAGCGCCGCCGAGATATAGGCCATGGCTTCCGGGTAGTTGAGCTTCACGCCACGGGCCAGTCGCCGCTCGGCAACGAGGCCGGCGGTGAAGATCAGCAGCTTGTCTTTTTCGCGTGGGGTCAGGTCCATCGTAGAAATCCATTTGGGCAGATTGAAAAGGTCGGGACTGTTGGCACAGATCCCTGTGGGAGCGAGCTTGCTCGCGAAGACGTCGTCACACTCAGCATTTGAGGTGACTGATGCAACGCTTTCGCGAGCAAGCTCGCTCCCACAGAAAAGCATGTTTCAGGTATTCCAGATTCGGGGGGCAGGGCTTCCCGGCCGAGCAGTGCCGGACGTAGCAATCGCCAGAGTTCGATCATCCAGGCCCGCGCCAGCAACGCTTCGCTGGCCAGGCAACGGGCGACCAAAAGACCGGGCAACTGCGTCAGATCCCCGCGCACGTCGTGGCCCAGCGAGCGGCAGCGCTCCAGCCGTTCGGCATCGATCTCGCCGGTCACCAGCAACGTCGCGAACACCGGATTGCCATCCAGCCCGATCGGCGAATCAAGCAAACCGTCGGCGCCGACGATGCGCTGGCGTTCGTGCCAAAGCAGTCGGCCATCGCGGCGAATATCCAGATGCGCCTGAAAATGCCCAAGATCGAAACGCTCGCCACTGGCCGGACGACCCAGCGCTATCACGTCCCAGTAGAACAGGCGCGCATCGCCTTCAAGATCGATCGAGGTCGCAAGTTCCGCCTGGGCGGCGCTGTAGACGATGGTTTCCTGGGGCAGCCATTCCAGTGTCGCGCCATCAGCAATATGCAGGTTCAGCGACTGATAGGCGGGGCCTGCCGCGCGATACCACTTGGCCGCGCCGGGGCTGGTGATCTGCGCCCAGGCGCCTTGTTCGACGCGGGCGCTGATGTCGAGCCGGTCACCGCCGGCAATTCCGCCCGGCGGGTGGACAACGATGTGCTGGCAGACCTCGGGCCCTTCGGCGTACAGATGCTTTTGCACCCGCAACGGGCCTAAGTGCCGGCGTCGGGTCGGCCGCGTGCAATCGCCGAAGCGGGCATAGGCCAGCTCCAGCTCGGCGTGCCAGCTCGGGGTAAACAGGGCAGTCGCAACAGGTAAGTTCATGTTTTCTGATTATCGTTAGGACGCTACAGATTAGACCGTAACCTCAAATAGTCACCAGCCCGCGTACACCTTCGGCTTCCATATTCTCGCCCCGGCCCTGCTGCACGATCTCGCCCCGGGACATCACCAGGTACTGATCGGCCAGTTCGGCGGCGAAATCGTAGAACTGCTCCACCAGCAGAATCGCCATGTCGCCACGGGCCGCGAGCTTCTTGATCACCGCGCCGATTTCCTTGATCACCGACGGCTGAATGCCCTCGGTTGGCTCGTCGAGGATCAGCAACCGTGGACGGCTGGCCAGCGCGCGGCCGATCGCGAGCTGCTGTTGCTGACCGCCGGACAGGTCGCCACCGCGCCGCTGTTTCATTTGCAGCAGCACCGGGAACAGCTCGTAGATGAACGCCGGAACCTCTTTGGCTTCGCTGCCGGGAAAGCGCGACAGGCCCATCAGCAGGTTCTCTTCCACTGTCAGCCGGCCGAAGATTTCCCGGCCCTGGGGCACGTAGGCGATGCCGGCGTGCACCCGTTGATGCGGCTTGTACGTGGTGATCGCTTGGCCTTCCCAGTTCACCGCGCCTTCCTTGGCCGGCAGCAGGCCCATCAGGCATTTGAGCAACGTGGTCTTGCCCACGCCGTTGCGCCCGAGCAGGCAGGTCACTTCGCCGACCTTCACGTCAAAGCTCAGGCCGCGCAGGATGTGGCTACCGCCGTAGTACTGGTGCAGCTTGTCGACTTGCAGCATGTTCAAATTCTCCCCGGTGATCGTTCCCACGCTCTGCGTGGGAATGCATCTCGTGACGCTCCGCGTCACATAACGGCGGACGCGGAGCGTCCATGGCGGCGTTCCCACGCAGAGCGTGGGAACGATCTGATTTCCTCTTCAGCGGCCGAGATAGACTTCGATCACGCGCTCGTTGTCCTGCACCTGTTCCAGTGATCCTTCGGCCAGCACGCTGCCCTGATGCAGCACGGTGACGTGGTCGGCGATCGAGCCGACGAAGCCCATGTCGTGTTCCACCACCATCAGCGAATGCTTGCCCGCGAGCGACTTGAACAGTTCGGCGGTGAACTCGGTTTCGGCATCGGTCATGCCCGCCACCGGTTCGTCGAGCAGCAGCAGTTGCGGGTCCTGCATCAGCAACATGCCGATCTCCAGAAACTGTTTCTGCCCGTGGGACAGCAGCCCCGCCGGACGATTGACCGAGGAGGTCAGGCGAATGGTGTCGAGCACTTCGCTGATCCGGTCTTTCTGCTCGCCGCTCAACTTCGCCCGCAGGCTGGCCCACACCGACTTGTCGGTCTTCTGCGCCAGCTCCAGGTTCTCGAACACGCTCAAGGCTTCGAACACCGTCGGTTTCTGGAACTTGCGACCGATGCCGGCCTGGGCGATCTGCACTTCGCTCATCTGCGTCAGGTCGAGGGTTTCGCCGAACCAGGCCTTGCCGTGGCTCGGGCGGGTCTTGCCGGTGATCACGTCCATCAGCGTGGTCTTGCCCGCGCCGTTGGGGCCGATGATGCAGCGCAATTCGCCGACGCCGATGTACAGGTTCAGATTGTTCAACGCCCGAAAGCCATCGAAGCTGACGCTGATGTCTTCCAGGGTCAGGATCGTGCCGTGACGGGTGTCGAGGCCCGGACCGACGCGTTGCCCGAGGCCGATCGAGTCGCGGCTGGTGCCTTCGTCCTTGTTGGGCTCCACCGGGAAAAAGGCCGGTTCCAGCATGAATTCAGCGCTCGCCGTGACTCTCATGATTCACCTCGTTTCTTCAGCAGACCGATCACGCCTTTGGGCAGGTACAACGTCACGACGATGAACAGCGCGCCGAGGAAGAACAGCCAGTATTCGGGGAAGGCCACGGTGAACCAGCTCTTCATGCCG
Protein-coding sequences here:
- a CDS encoding GNAT family N-acetyltransferase gives rise to the protein MNPAQLRRVNAESFAHYRQGLIDLLLDAVGYGASVGFMDDLDAAQARAYFDDVQDNLNKGNVLLWVVVKDEQVQASVQLSLCQKANGLNRAEVQKLLVREHARRRGLGQQLMQALELTARQYKRGMLYLDTEAGSPAEDFYKALGYTRAGEIPDYACDPNGTYRPTALYYKVLQGAN
- the ureA gene encoding urease subunit gamma, whose protein sequence is MDLTPREKDKLLIFTAGLVAERRLARGVKLNYPEAMAYISAALLEGARDGQTVAELMHYGTTLLTRDQVMEGIPEMIPEIQVEATFPDGTKLVTVHQPIV
- the ureC gene encoding urease subunit alpha encodes the protein MKISRQAYADMFGPTVGDKVRLADTELWIEVEQDFTTYGEEVKFGGGKVIRDGQGQSQLLAAEVVDTVITNALIIDHWGIVKADVGLKDGRIAAIGKAGNPDVQPGVTIAIGASSEVIAGEGMILTAGGIDTHIHFICPQQIEEALMSGVTTMIGGGTGPATGTNATTCTSGPWHLARMLQAADAFPMNIGLTGKGNASLPEPLIEQVKAGAIGLKLHEDWGTTPASIDNCLSVADQYDVQVAIHTDTLNESGFVETTLGAFKGRTIHTYHTEGAGGGHAPDIIKACGFANVLPSSTNPTRPFTRNTIDEHLDMLMVCHHLDPSIAEDVAFAESRIRRETIAAEDILHDLGAFSMISSDSQAMGRVGEVITRTWQTADKMKKQRGPLAQDGEGNDNFRAKRYIAKYTINPAITHGISHEVGSVEVGKWADLVLWRPAFFGVKPTLILKGGAIAASLMGDANASIPTPQPVHYRPMFASYGGSLHATSLTFISQAAQEAGLPDALGLKKKIAVVKGCRDVQKTDLIHNDYLPNIDVDPQTYQVKADGVLLWCEPAETLPMAQRYFLF
- a CDS encoding urease subunit beta; this encodes MIPGEYRIQPGDIELNVGRRTVSLKVANSGDRPIQVGSHYHFFETNDALTFDRAASRGMRLNIPAGTAVRFEPGQSREVELVEYAGHRRVFGFAGRVMGDL
- the urtD gene encoding urea ABC transporter ATP-binding protein UrtD is translated as MRVTASAEFMLEPAFFPVEPNKDEGTSRDSIGLGQRVGPGLDTRHGTILTLEDISVSFDGFRALNNLNLYIGVGELRCIIGPNGAGKTTLMDVITGKTRPSHGKAWFGETLDLTQMSEVQIAQAGIGRKFQKPTVFEALSVFENLELAQKTDKSVWASLRAKLSGEQKDRISEVLDTIRLTSSVNRPAGLLSHGQKQFLEIGMLLMQDPQLLLLDEPVAGMTDAETEFTAELFKSLAGKHSLMVVEHDMGFVGSIADHVTVLHQGSVLAEGSLEQVQDNERVIEVYLGR
- a CDS encoding GNAT family N-acetyltransferase, with protein sequence MTYTIRDALHADLPAIRDIYNDAVLNTTAIWNESAVDLGNRQAWFSARQAQGYPILVIVDADNATLGYASFGDWRPFDGFRHTVEHSVYVRSDQRGNGLGPQLMTALIARAKTCGKHIMVAAIESGNAASIRLHERAGFITTGQMPQVGTKFGRWLDLTFMQLTLNPGAEPPPANKE
- the urtE gene encoding urea ABC transporter ATP-binding subunit UrtE, which codes for MLQVDKLHQYYGGSHILRGLSFDVKVGEVTCLLGRNGVGKTTLLKCLMGLLPAKEGAVNWEGQAITTYKPHQRVHAGIAYVPQGREIFGRLTVEENLLMGLSRFPGSEAKEVPAFIYELFPVLLQMKQRRGGDLSGGQQQQLAIGRALASRPRLLILDEPTEGIQPSVIKEIGAVIKKLAARGDMAILLVEQFYDFAAELADQYLVMSRGEIVQQGRGENMEAEGVRGLVTI